One window of Candidatus Eremiobacteraceae bacterium genomic DNA carries:
- a CDS encoding SRPBCC family protein, producing MPYVETAIDIAAPRRKIYELAKDMERYAEFMPDVEYVHIVRRDGKKTITRWKTLVEEAPIEWTEEDVFDDEHTRIDYRLLDGDLDKFEGFWTFEEHDGVTHVVLAVDYDFGVPTLAELIGPILHKKVEENSLMMLRALKAKSEGPEGRVG from the coding sequence ATGCCGTACGTCGAAACCGCAATAGATATCGCCGCGCCGCGGCGGAAGATCTACGAACTGGCGAAGGACATGGAACGCTACGCCGAGTTCATGCCCGACGTCGAGTACGTCCACATCGTTCGCCGCGACGGCAAGAAGACTATAACGCGTTGGAAGACGCTCGTCGAAGAGGCGCCCATCGAATGGACGGAAGAAGACGTGTTCGACGACGAGCACACGCGCATCGACTACCGGTTATTGGATGGCGATCTCGACAAATTCGAGGGTTTCTGGACATTTGAGGAACACGATGGCGTGACGCACGTGGTCCTCGCAGTGGACTACGACTTCGGTGTGCCCACGCTCGCCGAGCTGATCGGACCCATCCTTCACAAGAAGGTTGAAGAGAATTCTCTCATGATGCTGCGGGCGCTCAAAGCCAAGAGCGAAGGGCCGGAGGGCCGCGTCGGGTAA
- a CDS encoding NAD(P)H-binding protein: protein MRKFGFLIHPLSYDDVLRYEPKAVGKGMPLIKKILEWMPAYKVSTITGVRSLTGEEIEGFFIGTPLLPEQWLELPREEAMARVIAGANLAAELGCDIVGLGGFTAVVGDGGVTVAENCPIAVTTGNSYTIASAIQSLLRGAREMDIDLSTASAAVIGATGSIGSACAQILGNKVARLTLAARNATRLKNLRHAMQPHVSAMLDCTTDVADAVRNADIVLTATAATSCIVEPEDLRPGAVVCEVSLPHDVSRRVASERPDVLVTEGGNIRVPGDPNFNFDFGLPDAVALACMSETMILTLENRIENFSLGRGINIHKVLEIEQLAAKHGFVLAGMRAFDKPVTEEKIAKTRMLARAARAARSTNGHAISVDQVRPLPAVQ, encoded by the coding sequence TTGCGCAAGTTCGGGTTCCTCATCCACCCGCTGTCGTACGACGATGTCCTGCGGTACGAACCAAAGGCAGTCGGCAAGGGCATGCCGCTCATCAAAAAGATCCTCGAGTGGATGCCGGCCTACAAGGTCTCGACGATCACCGGCGTTCGTAGCCTGACCGGCGAGGAGATCGAAGGGTTTTTCATCGGCACGCCGCTGCTTCCCGAGCAGTGGCTTGAATTGCCGCGAGAAGAGGCCATGGCGCGCGTGATCGCCGGCGCCAATCTTGCCGCCGAGCTCGGCTGCGACATCGTCGGCCTAGGCGGCTTCACCGCAGTCGTCGGCGACGGCGGCGTGACGGTGGCTGAGAACTGCCCCATCGCCGTCACGACCGGCAACTCGTATACCATTGCTTCGGCCATCCAGAGCTTGCTGCGCGGGGCGCGCGAGATGGACATCGATCTCTCCACCGCGAGCGCAGCAGTCATCGGCGCCACCGGCAGCATCGGCTCGGCGTGTGCGCAGATCCTGGGGAACAAGGTCGCCCGTCTCACGCTCGCTGCGCGCAACGCCACTCGCTTGAAGAATCTTCGGCACGCCATGCAGCCCCACGTCAGCGCCATGCTCGACTGCACGACCGATGTGGCCGACGCCGTTCGCAACGCCGACATCGTCCTGACCGCGACTGCCGCAACCTCGTGCATCGTCGAGCCGGAAGACCTGCGGCCCGGCGCAGTCGTGTGCGAGGTCTCGCTGCCGCACGACGTTTCGCGCCGCGTCGCGTCCGAGCGGCCGGACGTGCTCGTCACCGAAGGCGGAAACATCCGCGTGCCGGGCGATCCGAATTTCAACTTCGACTTCGGTCTGCCCGATGCGGTCGCGCTTGCGTGCATGTCCGAGACCATGATCCTCACCCTCGAAAATCGCATCGAGAATTTTTCGCTCGGTCGCGGCATCAATATCCACAAGGTCCTCGAGATCGAACAGCTGGCGGCAAAGCACGGCTTCGTCTTGGCCGGCATGCGCGCGTTCGACAAGCCGGTCACCGAAGAGAAGATCGCGAAGACGCGGATGCTCGCGCGGGCTGCGCGTGCGGCGCGATCCACCAACGGCCACGCGATTTCGGTCGATCAGGTCCGCCCGCTGCCGGCGGTGCAATGA